In a single window of the Osmerus eperlanus chromosome 2, fOsmEpe2.1, whole genome shotgun sequence genome:
- the ep300b gene encoding histone acetyltransferase p300 isoform X1, which produces MADNVLDSGPPSAKRPKLSSPALSVSASDGNDFGSLFDLEHDLPDELINSSDLGLVNGGDLSQLHTSLGGGVGMGVGGGQDAAAKHKQLSELLRAGAPPQQGATNSPGGGGASMGMMGGMNASPGGPQGQQHPGPQQAGLMQQVGMVGGLNRAAMMGTQKGPNGQPQQGMMGGQVMNGSPRMGYPGNPGMGSNSNMLAETLAGQPMGAGPQAGMRPQQPGALNKMNMMANTGPYGGPYGQAGGQGLGGAGLGPQLQNKAGLPNSLAQFSLDKKTPPGQGMAGMASQQPSGIGGVAVGGAAGVAGAQAGLGAVGTGPGAAPPTADPEKRKLIQQQLVLLLHAHKCQRREQANGEVRQCNLPHCRTMKNVLNHMTHCQAGKSCQVAHCASSRQIISHWKNCTRHDCPVCLPLKNAGDKRNQQSLLSSAGVSLGSLGTVPGGQPSTPNLNPPSQIDPSSIERAYAALGLTYQGNQMPQQPPQGNMANQGLPGQPGMRSLNTMGGNPMGVNGGVQQPNQQSNLLPDAMLHNSMNAQSLMNDSGVGSLGSMPTATPPSAAGMRKSWHEDITQDLRNHLVHKLVQAIFPTPDPAALKDRRMENLVAYARKVEGDMYESANSRAEYYHLLAEKIYKIQKELEEKRRTRLQKQGMMPNQPGMPPTGLPQGPTGMGQPPMATGLPPNGPHAEPSMVRPTGPGQMVNRMQNPAAGMNQFGQMGLQSLGQRSTPPLPLGTPLNQMGMAAARMGQPNVGQLQNQYLPPGQFPGSSPGLGAGPVGMNQPGQQGGMAQQNQMSTPPSLPVSSPAAQPGSTATGPGAPPGSLGPPSVGGGPPSNLPPSSNSQPNSHPHCPPIRQNSPSPARSLTPTPHQTPPTLPGSQTPQPHTPNPPQLAPPQQPQQQQPAQQPASQQPQPMGQGMNSEKANQQQQPHGGGASGGPQTGQAQSVPTQNAHVPTQLPRTPLSQKSSLTADGQASTPASVSSTDPSSQLAPPDAPGPAHGESKMGVKQQDEEDAESQGEGKASGKMGKGQADIKTEDKPEIKKEKPSGDGCKGEPMDTSTSTSSTSSSSSSSGTASEDRKPEIKTEPKEEEEGSGSSGTHSSPASAQSKKKIFKPEELRQALMPTLEALYRQDPESLPFRQPVDPQLLGIPVRIRTSNKTNLDYFDIVKTPMDLSSIKRKLDTGQYQEPWQYVDDIWLMFNNAWLYNRKTSRVYKYCSKLAEVFEQEIDPVMQGMGYCCGRKLEFSPQTLCCYGKQLCTIQRDAAYFSYQNRYHFCEKCFNEIQGESVSLGDDPSQPQTSISKEQFQRKKNDTLDPELLVECNDCGRKMHQICVLHNDTIWPAGFVCDSCLKKANKTRKENKYAAKSKWRLPQTKLGTFLETRVNDYLKRLNHPESGDVTIRVVHVSDKVVEVKPGMKSRFVDSGEMCESFPYRTKALFAFEDIDGADVCFFGMHVQEYGSDCPPPNQRRVYISYLDSVHFFQPRHLRTGVYHEILIGYLEYVKRLGYTTGHIWACPPSEGDDYIFHCHPMDQKIPKPKRLQEWYKKMLDKAVAERIVHDYKDIFKQATEDRLTSAKELPYFEGDFWPNVLEESIKELEQEEEERKREENSTSSESIDATKGDSKNAKKKNSKKTSKNKSSLSRANKKKPGMPNVSNDLSQKLYATMEKHKEVFFVIRLIAAPTANSLPPITDPDPLMACDLMDGRDAFLTLARDKHLEFSSLRRAKWSSMCMLVELHNQSQDRFVYTCNECKHHVETRFHCTVCEDYDLCGTCYNTKGHEHKMEKLGLGLDDESNSQAAAATQSPGDSRRLSIQRCIQSLVHACQCRNANCSLPSCQKMKRVVQHTKGCKRKTNGGCPICKQLIALCCYHAKHCQENKCPVPFCLNIKHKLRQQQLQHRLQQAQMLRRRMASMQRVGQPAGGGGPVGGLPSPGNNGTTAPSTPTSVGTQPPTPQTPTQPSSLPPGPQPGMGPSPGAGPQQGQLQQGQQGGGMPPQHHMHHQFQQQMQQGGGGMMSSPQQQQQQQMMPQVQQQQNQNQAPNPQQLQHPNSLPPYANRPPGSSPLHPQSQGKPGLGPATPPQQQPQATQQQPTPGQVSMPGQQQQPQSGPPPAAVEIAMKIQQVADAQRKMALQRQAAQAAGMMPQHPHHQQPQGQMGMAHPGAVGMVGAQGLPPQAQAAAVAARAHMEQQQQQQQQQGPPGMMVGPGPMQQQAQQANPQAGLPPQAQVQLQQQRVGGPPLQNPQPQWAGQGMPPQPRQAMMNQMGHPGMVAAQQQQQQQQQQQQMQQQQQQQQQQQVQGRNALIGMVQQAGGGVPGGAAVVPGGGNLPQAALQELLRTLRSPSSPLQQQQVLNILRSNPQLMAAFIKQRASKYKGAQGGPGAPGGPGPAGLPGANVMGGQQVNVNAVGGQPGMGHMGQGVNVNMPSMAQLQQVQQQQLQQQQQQQLQQQQQQQQQQQQQQQQQQQQQQQQQRPMLAGLQQVAALQQQQAGNMPGQGPQMANINPKFRELLMRRHLQQQQQQQQQQQQQQQQQQQQQQQQQQQQQQQQQQQQQQQQQQQQQMGNHAQFQQPQPPQGQGYMGQPGMQPPQQGQGPPGGPPPPQVAGGQPGQQQQGYPGTVSQQQAAALQQRLQHQHHLQMQQQQQQQQNAMAGLQAGDGGPGGGVGGPQQQPQPPQGGPQPPSSQALLQQAIHQRLLQQQHLGGGSPAQHSNPMSPQQQMAQSPHPHLQGQALGAGSLSNQVRSPQPSPRPQSQPPHSSPSPRMQPQPSPHHISPQTQTGSPHPGHLNQHHPGMVVPQQQQQQQQQQQAAQQQQNSMDQFGSEQNAMLSQLSGMGGLHGPGGADMLSGNSQDLNHTLDIM; this is translated from the exons ATGGCCGATAATGTTCTGGACTCCGGCCCGCCTTCAGCCAAGAGGCCTAAACTGTCCTCCCCGGCTCTCTCAGTGTCTGCAAGCGATGGAAACG ATTTCGGTTCACTTTTTGACCTGGAGCACGACCTCCCTGACGAACTCATCAACTCCTCGGACCTTGGCCTGGTCAACGGAGGAGACCTCAGCCAGCTGCACACCAGCCTCGGAGGTGGAGTCGGcatgggagtgggaggaggtcaggacGCTGCGGCCAAACACAAACAGTTGTCGGAGCTTCTCCGAGCCGGAGCACCCCCACAGCAGGGTGCCACCAACAgcccaggaggaggtggggccTCCATGGGTATGATGGGGGGGATGAACGCCTCCCCTGGGGGCCCACAGGGCCAGCAGCACCCTGGGCCCCAACAGGCTGGACTGATGCAGCAGGTGGGCATGGTGGGAGGACTGAACCGGGCAGCCATGATGGGGACCCAGAAGGGCCCCAATGGACAGCCACAGCAAGGCATGATGGGAGGCCAGGTGATGAACGGCTCTCCCAGGATGGGTTACCCCGGCAACCCTGGGATGGGCAGCAACAGTAACATGCTGGCTGAGACCCTGGCAGGGCAGCCGATGGGGGCGGGGCCACAGGCTGGGATGAGGCCACAGCAACCTGGAGCACTGAACAAG ATGAATATGATGGCTAACACTGGCCCCTATGGTGGTCCGTATGGTCAGGCGGGGGGccaggggctgggtggggcagggctgggcccGCAGCTCCAGAACAAAGCAGGGCTGCCCAACAGTCTTGCCCAGTTCAGCCTGGACAAGAAGACGCCTCCAGGACAGGGCATGGCTGGGATG gcctcccagcagccctcaggCATCGGAGGCGTGGCCGTAGGCGGAGCAGCGGGCGTGGCCGGGGCCCAGGCTGGCCTTGGCGCCGTCGGAACGGGCCCGGGGGCGGCGCCCCCCACGGCCGACCCGGAGAAGCGCAAGCTGATCCAGCAGCAGCTGGTGCTGCTCCTCCACGCCCACAAGTGCCAGCGGCGGGAGCAGGCCAACGGGGAGGTGCGCCAGTGCAACCTGCCCCACTGTCGCACCATGAAGAACGTCCTCAACCACATGACCCACTGCCAGGCCGGCAAGTCCTGCCAGG TGGCGCACTGTGCCTCATCCAGACAGATCATCTCCCATTGGAAGAACTGCACGCGACACGACTGTCCTGTCTGCCTTCCGCTAAAGAACGCTGGAGACAAGCGGAACCAGCAGT CCCTCCTAAGTAGTGCAGGGGTAAGCCTGGGCTCCCTCGGAACCGTACCTGGGGGCCAGCCCAGCACCCCCAACTTGAACCCCCCCAGCCAGATCGACCCCAGTTCCATCGAGCGGGCCTACGCAGCCCTGGGCCTCACCTACCAGGGCAACCAGATGCCTCAGCAGCCCCCCCAGGGCAACATGGCCAACCAGGGCCTGCCTGGCCAGCCTGGCATGAGGTCCCTCAACACCATGG GAGGGAACCCCATGGGAGTGAATGGTGGGGTGCAGCAGCCCAACCAACAGTCCAACCTGCTCCCAGACGCCATGCTGCACAACAGCATGAACGcacagag ttTGATGAATGACAGTGGGGTGGGCAGTCTGGGCTCCATGCCCACGGCAACCCCTCCTTCAGCAGCGGGCATGAGGAAGTCCTGGCATGAGGACATCACCCAGGACCTGCGCAACCACCTCGTCCATAAGCT TGTGCAGGCCATCTTCCCCACCCCGGACCCGGCTGCGCTGAAGGACCGGCGCATGGAGAACCTGGTGGCCTACgccaggaaggtggagggggacatGTATGAGTCAGCCAACAGCAGG GCGGAGTACTACCACCTGTTAGCCGAGAAGATCTATAAGAtccagaaggagctggaggagaagaggaggactcggctgcagaagcaggGCATGATGCCCAACCAGCCTGGCATGCCGCCCACAGGCCTGCCTCAGGGGCCCACTGGCATGGGCCAGCCGCCTATGGCTACCGGACTGCCTCCAA ATGGTCCCCATGCTGAGCCCTCCATGGTCCGACCCACTGGTCCTGGTCAGATGGTCAACAGGATGCAGaaccctgcag CAGGGATGAACCAGTTTGGTCAGATGGGACTGCAGTCgttaggtcagaggtcaaccccGCCCCTTCCTCTTGGAACTCCACTAAATCAG ATGGGTATGGCTGCTGCAAGGATGGGCCAGCCCAATGTGGGCCAGCTCCAGAACCAGTACCTCCCTCCTGGACAGTTCCCTGGGTCCAGTCCTGGCCTTGGCGCTGGCCCTGTGGGCATGAACCAGCCTGGTCAGCAAGGAGGCATGGCGCAG CAAAACCAGATGTCCACGCCGCCCTCCCTACCGGTCAGCAGCCCTGCCGCCCAGCCAGGCTCCACGGCCACCGGCCCCGGGGCTCCCCCAGGCTCCCTGGGCCCCCCCAGTGTAGGTGGAGGACCCCCCTCCAACCTGCCCCCATCCTCCAACTCCCAGCCTAACTCCCACCCGCACTGCCCCCCCATCCGACAGAACTCCCCCTCGCCGGCACGCAGCCTCACCCCCACGCCCCACCAGACTCCGCCCACGCTGCCTGGCTCGCAGACGCCGCAGCCGCACACGCCCAACCCCCCCCAGCTTGCACCCCCTCAGCAGCCCCAGCAACAGCAGCCGGCGCAACAGCCTGCCTCGCAGCAGCCGCAGCCAATGGGGCAGGGGATGAACTCTGAGAAGGCcaatcagcagcagcagccacatGGAGGCGGAGCTTCAGGAGGCCCCCAGACGGGGCAGGCTCAGTCTGTGCCTACCCAGAATGCACATGTGCCAACTCAGTTACCACGGACACCG ctGTCTCAGAAGTCGTCCCTGACGGCCGACGGCCAGGCCTCCACACCGGCCTCCGTCAGCAGCACTGacccctcctcccagctggCCCCGCCCGACGCCCCCGGCCCCGCCCACGGCGAGTCCAAGATGGGCGTGAAGCagcaggacgaggaggacgcCGAGTCCCAGGGCGAGGGCAAAGCCTCCGGGAAGATGGGCAAGGGACAGGCCGACATCAAGACGGAGGACAAGCCAGAG ATTAAGAAGGAGAAGCCCTCGGGCGACGGGTGCAAGGGCGAGCCTATGGACACGTCCACCTCGACGTCGTCGACGTCCTCGTCGTCCTCGTCGTCGGGGACGGCCAGCGAGGACAGGAAGCCGGAGATTAAGACGGAGcccaaagaggaagaggaggggtcggGGTCTTCAGGCACGCACAGCTCCCCCGCCAGTGCTCAGAGTAAGAAGAAGA TCTTCAAGCCTGAGGAGCTGCGGCAGGCCCTCATGCCCACCCTGGAGGCTCTGTACCGCCAGGACCCAGAGTCTCTGCCCTTCAGACAGCCGGTGGACCCCCAGTTACTGGGAATACCCGTACGTATTCGAACTAGTAACAAAACTAACCTG GACTACTTTGACATCGTGAAGACCCCCATGGACCTGTCCAGCATCAAGAGGAAGCTGGACACGGGCCAGTACCAGGAGCCCTGGCAGTACGTGGACGACATCTGGCTCATGTTCAACAACGCCTGGCTGTACAACCGCAAGACGTCGCGCGTCTACAAGTACTGCTCCAAGCTGGCCGAGGTGTTCGAGCAGGAGATCGACCCCGTCATGCAGGGCATGGGCTACTGCTGCGGGCGGAAG CTTGAGTTTTCCCCCCAAACTCTATGCTGCTATGGAAAACAGTTATGCACCATCCAACGAGACGCTGCTTATTTTAGCTACCAGAACAG GTACCACTTCTGTGAGAAGTGTTTCAACGAAATCCAGGGCGAGAGCGTGTCGCTAGGAGACGACCCCTCCCAACCTCAGAC gTCCATCAGCAAAGAGCAGTTTCAGAGGAAGAAGAATGACACCCTTGACCCCGAACT gcTTGTGGAATGTAATGACTGCGGTCGTAAAATGCACCAGATTTGTGTCCTTCATAACGACACCATATGGCCGGCAGG cttTGTGTGTGACAGTTGCCTTAAAAAGGCTAATAAGACACGAAAAGAGAACAAGTACGCGGCCAAAAGTAAGTGGA GGCTCCCCCAGACAAAGCTGGGCACCTTCCTGGAGACACGGGTGAACGACTACCTCAAGCGCCTGAACCACCCAGAGTCTGGTGACGTCACCATACGTGTGGTCCACGTCTCCGACAAGGTGGTGGAGGTCAAGCCGGGCATGAAgtccag GTTTGTGGATAGTGGGGAGATGTGCGAGTCCTTCCCCTACAGGACCAAGGCTCTGTTTGCCTTCGAGGACATCGACGGAGCCGACGTCTGCTTCTTTGGCATGCACGTGCAGGAGTACGGCTCGGACTGCCCGCCGCCCAATCAGAGACGGGTTTACATCTCCTATCTGGACAGTGTGCACTTCTTCCAGCCTCGACACCTGCGCACAGGTGTTTACCACGAGATCCTCATAGGCTACCTGGAGTACGTCAAGAGGCTGGG GTATACCACAGGCCACATCTGGGCATGCCCTCCCAGTGAGGGTGACGACTACATTTTCCACTGTCACCCCATGGACCAGAAGATCCCCAAGCCCAAACGACTGCAGGAGTGGTACAAGAAGATGCTGGACAAGGCTGTGGCCGAGCGCATTGTACATGACTacaag GACATCTTCAAGCAGGCGACGGAGGACCGTCTCACCAGCGCCAAGGAGCTGCCATACTTTGAGGGCGACTTCTGGCCCAACGTGCTGGAGGAGAGCATCaaggagctggagcaggaggaggaggagcgcaagagggaggagaacagcACCTCCAGCGAGAGCATCGAT GCCACGAAAGGTGACAGCAAGAATGCCAAAAAGAAGAACAGTAAAAAGACGAGCAAGAACAAGAGCAGTCTGAGCCGAGCCAACAAGAAGAAGCCGGGGATGCCCAACGTGTCCAATGACCTCTCCCAGAAGCTCTACGCCACCATGGAGAAACACAAGGAG GTGTTCTTTGTGATCCGCCTTATCGCTGCCCCCACGGCAAACTCCCTGCCCCCCATCACGGACCCCGACCCCCTGATGGCGTGTGACCTGATGGATGGGCGCGACGCCTTCCTGACGCTGGCGCGGGACAAGCACCTGGAGTTCAGCTCGCTGCGCAGGGCTAAGTGGAGCTCCATGTGCATGCTGGTGGAGCTGCACAACCAGAGCCAGGACCGCTTCGTCTACACCTGCAACGAGTGCAAGCACCACGTGGAGACACGCTTCCACTGCACCGTCtgcgag gaCTATGACCTGTGCGGCACCTGCTACAACACCAAGGGCCACGAGCACAAGATGGAGaagctgggtctgggtctggacgACGAGAGCAACAGCCAGGCCGCCGCTGCCACCCAGAGCCCTGGAGACTCGCGCCGCCTCAGCATTCAGCGCTGCATCCAGTCCCTGGTCCACGCCTGCCAGTGTCGCAACGCCAACTGCTCGCTGCCGTCCTGCCAGAAGATGAAGCGCGTGGTGCAGCACACCAAGGGCTGCAAGCGCAAGACCAACGGTGGCTGCCCCATCTGCAAGCAGCTGATCGCCCTGTGCTGCTACCACGCCAAGCACTGCCAGGAGAACAAGTGCCCTGTGCCCTTCTGCCTCAACATCAAGCACAAGCTgaggcagcagcagctgcagcaccgcctccagcaggcccagatgctgaggaggaggatggccaGCATGCAGAGGGTAGGCCAGCCGGCCGGGGGAGGAGGCCCCGTGGGAGGGCTGccctccccggggaacaacgGTACCAcagcccccagcacccccacctCGGTGGGGACCCAGCCCCCGACGCCCCAGACCCCTACACAGCCCAGCAGTCTACCTCCAGGCCCACAGCCAGGGATGGGCCCCAGCCCCGGGGCCGGGCCCCAACAAGGACAGCTCCAGCAggggcagcagggtggaggcATGCCCCCCCAGCACCACATGCACCACCAGTTCCAGCAGCAGATGCAACAGGGCGGAGGGGGCATGATGAGCTCTcctcagcagcagcaacagcagcagatgATGCCCCAGGTCCAACAGCAGCAAAACCAGAACCAGGCCCCCAACCCTCAGCAGCTACAGCACCCCAACAGCCTGCCCCCCTACGCCAACAGACCCCCagggtcctctcctctccacccccagtcccagGGCAAGCCTGGGCTGGGCCCAGCCACCCCTCCACAGCAGCAGCCCCAGGCCACCCAGCAGCAGCCCACCCCAGGCCAGGTCTCCATGCCTgggcagcaacagcagccccagtCCGGCCCACCTCCGGCAGCCGTGGAAATCGCCATGAAGATCCAACAGGTGGCAGACGCCCAGAGGAAGATGGCACTGCAGAGGCAGGCGGCCCAGGCTGCGGGTATGATGCCCCAGCACCCCCACCACCAACAGCCCCAGGGGCAGATGGGCATGGCTCACCCCGGGGCTGTGGGTATGGTAGGTGCCCAGGGCCTgcccccccaggcccaggctgCAGCAGTGGCGGCCAGGGCTCACAtggagcagcagcaacaacagcagcagcagcaggggcctccagggatgatggtggggcCTGGCCCCATgcagcagcaggcccagcaggctAACCCCCAGGCTGGGCTGCCCCCCCAGGCACAGgtccagctccagcagcagaggGTAGGGGGCccccctctccagaacccccagCCGCAGTGGGCCGGCCAGGGCATGCCGCCCCAGCCAAGGCAGGCCATGATGAACCAGATGGGACATCCAGGCATGGTGGctgcccagcagcagcagcagcaacaacaacaacaacaacaaatgcagcagcagcagcagcaacaacaacaacagcaagtcCAGGGGCGTAATGCGCTCATAGGGATGGTGCAGCAGGCTGGAGGGGGTGTCCCGGGGGGTGCAGCGGTGGTGCCCGGGGGTGGTAACCTGCCCCAAGCGGCACTCCAGGAGCTCCTACGAACCCTTCGCTCCCCCAGCTCGcctctccagcagcagcaggtccTCAACATCCTGCGCTCCAACCCCCAGCTCATGGCTGCCTTCATCAAGCAGAGGGCCTCCAAGTACAAGGGGgcccagggagggccaggggccCCCGGAGGGCCTGGACCTGCAGGGTTACCCGGGGCCAACGTCATGGGCGGCCAGCAGGTGAATGTCAACGCTGTAGGTGGCCAGCCTGGAATGGGTCACATGGGTCAGGGGGTGAACGTCAACATGCCCTCCATGGCTCAGTTACAGCAGGTACAGCAACAGCAGttacagcagcaacaacagcaacaattacaacagcagcaacaacaacaacaacagcagcagcagcagcaacaacaacagcagcaacaacaacaacaacaacagcggcCGATGCTGGCTGGTTTGCAGCAGGTTGCAGCTCTACAGCAGCAGCAAGCAGGAAACATGCCGGGACAAGGCCCTCAGATGGCCAACATCAACCCCAAGTTCAGAGAGTTACTGATGAGAcggcacctacaacaacaacaacaacaacaacaacaacaacaacaacaacaacaacaacagcaacaacagcaacaacagcaacaacagcaacaacagcaacagcagcaacagcagcaacagcagcagcagcagcaacaacaacagatgGGGAACCATGCCCAGTTCcaacagccccagccccctcagGGCCAGGGCTACATGGGCCAGCCTGGGATGCAGCCACCCCAGCAGGGTCAGGGCCCTCCTGggggcccccctcctccccaggtggcTGGAGGTCAGCcaggccagcagcagcagggttACCCAGGGACGGTATCCCAGCAGCAGGCTGCCGCGCTCCAGCAGAGGCTCCAGCACCAGCATCACCTCCagatgcagcagcagcagcaacagcagcagaatGCCATGGCAGGCCTCCAGGCGGGTGACGGGGGGCCCGGTGGGGGTGTAGGAGGCCCCCAGCAGCAGCCGCAGCCCCCCCAGGGAGGCCCCCAGCCACCGTCCTCCCAGGCCCTTCTCCAGCAGGCTATCCACCAGAGgctgctccagcagcagcacctGGGAGGGGgctccccagcccagcacagTAACCCTATGAGCCCACAGCAGCAGATGGCCCAGTCGCCCCACCCCCATCTCCAGGGTCAGGCTCTGGGCGCAGGCTCCCTCAGCAACCAGGTCCGCTCCCCACAACCCTCCCCGCGGCCCCAGTCTCAGCCCCCGCACTCCAGCCCGTCCCCCCGCATGCAGCCCCAGCCTTCCCCCCACCACATTTCCCCTCAAACCCAAACGGGCTCTCCGCACCCGGGCCACCTCAACCAGCATCACCCTGGGATGGTGgtcccacaacaacaacaacaacaacagcagcagcagcaagcggcccagcagcagcagaactCTATGGACCAGTTTGGGTCGGAGCAGAACGCCATGCTGTCCCAGCTTAGTGGGATGGGGGGCCTTCATGGACCCGGGGGGGCTGATATGCTGTCTGGAAACAGCCAGGACCTTAACCACACCTTAGACATCATGTAG